From Amyelois transitella isolate CPQ chromosome 4, ilAmyTran1.1, whole genome shotgun sequence, one genomic window encodes:
- the LOC106129352 gene encoding uncharacterized protein LOC106129352 has protein sequence MENSVNENEAHQSLRSPPRRRRSTFFERRDSIVPQFLSENVDTNACKKTDTNDKVTEELTRYYEKLLLEKEQWKKEVKSRRHRYDDLKEQCEMAAKSSNKSISMSLAALSKEDIEFLNGKPNLSKLIDSQQKLHKSVKETCALYSRANDLDDIILNDCERKINTITEHILENSTVEPVETKSPVELNLSN, from the exons ATGGAAAATTCCGTGAATGAAAATGAAGCCCATCAATCTCTCCGATCACCACCGCGACGACGTCGCTCAACTTTCTTTGAAAGAAGAGACTCCATAG TGCCACAATTTTTGTCAGAAAATGTTGATACAAATGCTTGCAAGAAAACAGACACAAATGATAAAGTTACAGAGGAACTAACAAG ATATTATGAGAAACTTTTGTTGGAAAAAGAACAATGGAAAAAAGAGGTAAAGAGCAGAAGGCACAGATATGACGACTTGAAAGA GCAATGTGAGATGGCCGCAAAGTCTTCAAACAAATCTATATCTATGTCATTGGCTGCACTCTCAAAGGAAGATATTGAATTTCTGAATGGAAAACCAAACCTCTCTAAACTGATTGACAGCCAACAAAAGTTACACAAATCAGTGAAGGAAACTTGTGCATTGTATAGTAGAGCGAATGATTTGgatgatataatattaaatgattgTGAACGCAAAATCAATACTATAACTGAACATATTCTAGAAAATAGTACAGTAGAACCTGTTGAAACAAAATCACCTGTTGAATTAAATCTATCCAATTGA
- the LOC106129404 gene encoding uncharacterized protein LOC106129404: MDSLFEIESEDQFRNVVEEVLNNLHISKSGISAENKMITLAKEELKQILSSNNYDLAKIKNYLQNKQWNSDRIKLFLSMVEENCSEILYNTLLNHNSMFGEAVVDFDWRLKIVLGTSELKTLRYPLLQLILTTSSSNCQRQNVYDIKKDMLKRLIEVLESSLEI; the protein is encoded by the exons ATGGATAGTTTATTTGAGATAGAATCAGAAGATCAATTTAGGAAT GTTGTGGaagaagttttaaataatttacacatCAGTAAATCAGGTATAAGCGCAGAAAATAAGATGATTACCCTGGCGAAAGAAGAGTTGAAGCAAATATTATCATCAAATAATTATGACTtggcaaaaattaaaaattatttgcagAATAAACAATGGAACAGTGATAGAATTAAGTTGTTTTTGTCTATGGTGGAAGAGAACTGTTCAGAAATACTGTACAACACACTTTTAAACCATAATAGTATGTTTGGTGAGGCTGTTGTTGATTTTGATTGGCGATTAAAAATTGTACTGGGAACAAGTGAACTGAAAACACTAAGATATCCCTTGTTACAACTAATCCTCACAACCAGTTCAAGCAATTGTCAAAGGCAGAATGTATATGATATCAAGAAAGATATGCTGAAAAGATTAATAGAAGTCCTAGAAAGCAGCttagaaatttga